A portion of the Lolium rigidum isolate FL_2022 chromosome 1, APGP_CSIRO_Lrig_0.1, whole genome shotgun sequence genome contains these proteins:
- the LOC124684549 gene encoding chaperone protein dnaJ 8, chloroplastic-like: MAAIVAGGGVLQLRVPSASSSAFDPARWRRTPSVRCAAVRGSPGTKPAMDDDHYRTLRLAPGATRHEVKKAFHRLALQYHPDVTRHHNDGEDDQDNVDFQRINVAYQRVMANMREAEARLEHWRARYGLADEDLDRYRRYLHEDDGEDDWFADL; this comes from the coding sequence ATGGCTGCCatcgtcgccggaggaggagtgcTGCAGCTGCGCGTCCCgtcggcctcgtcgtcggcgtttGACCCCGCGCGGTGGCGGAGGACGCCGTCGGTGAGGTGCGCAGCCGTGCGCGGGTCCCCCGGGACGAAGCCCGCGATGGACGACGACCACTACCGGACGCTGAGGCTGGCGCCGGGGGCCACCAGGCACGAGGTCAAGAAGGCCTTCCACCGCCTCGCGCTGCAGTACCACCCGGACGTCACGCGCCACCACAACGACGGCGAGGACGACCAGGACAACGTGGACTTCCAGCGGATCAACGTGGCCTACCAGAGGGTGATGGCCAAcatgcgggaggcggaggcgaggcTCGAGCACTGGCGCGCTCGCTACGGCCTCGCCGACGAGGACCTCGACCGGTACCGGCGCTACCTCCACGAagacgacggcgaggacgacTGGTTCGCCGACCTTTGA
- the LOC124664645 gene encoding chaperone protein dnaJ 8, chloroplastic-like, with protein MAAVAGGAVLQLRVPPTPSSSAPEQRSRMAQSIRCGAAAARAAGAVEEDHYRTLRLAPGATRREVKKAFHRLALQYHPDVARHHGDGEDNSDLDFQRINVAYQRVMASMREAEATLEHWRARYGLADEDLDRYRRYLHEDDDWFADL; from the coding sequence atggccgccgtcgccggaggaGCAGTGCTGCAGCTGCGCGTCCCGCCCACGCCATCATCATCAGCGCCGGAGCAGCGGAGCCGAATGGCGCAGTCGATAAGGTGCGGCGCGGCCGCGGCGAGGGCAGCCGGCGCGGTGGAGGAGGACCACTACCGGACGCTGAGGCTGGCGCCGGGCGCCACCAGGCGCGAGGTCAAGAAGGCCTTCCACCGCCTCGCGCTGCAGTACCACCCGGACGTCGCGCGCCACCACGGCGACGGAGAAGACAACAGCGACCTGGACTTCCAGCGGATCAACGTGGCGTACCAGAGGGTCATGGCCAGcatgcgggaggcggaggcgacgcTCGAGCACTGGCGCGCCCGCTACGGCCTCGCCGACGAGGACCTCGACCGGTACCGCCGCTACCTCCACGAGGACGACGACTGGTTCGCCGACCTCTGA
- the LOC124684550 gene encoding chaperone protein dnaJ 8, chloroplastic-like, whose protein sequence is MATVAGGAVLQLRVPSASSAFEPVRRRRTPSVRCASVRGARSAGAVEDDHYRTLRLAPGATRREVKKAFHRLALQYHPDVVRRQGEDNDLGNVDFQRINVAYQRVMANMREAEARLEYWRARYDLADEDLDRYRGYLHDDDGDDWFADL, encoded by the coding sequence ATGGCTACCGTCGCCGGAGGAGCAGTGCTGCAGCTGCGCGTCCCGTCGGCATCGTCTGCGTTTGAGCCCgtgcggcggcggaggacgccgtCGGTGAGATGCGCGAGCGTGCGCGGGGCGAGGTCCGCGGGCGCGGTGGAGGATGACCATTACCGGACGCTGAGGCTGGCGCCGGGCGCCACGAGGCGCGAGGTCAAGAAGGCCTTCCACCGCCTCGCGCTGCAGTACCACCCGGACGTCGTGCGCCGGCAAGGGGAGGACAACGACCTGGGCAACGTGGATTTTCAGAGGATCAACGTGGCGTACCAGAGGGTGATGGCCAAcatgcgggaggcggaggcgaggcTCGAGTACTGGCGCGCCCGGTACGACCTCGCCGACGAGGACCTCGACCGGTACCGGGGATACCTGCACGACGACGACGGGGACGACTGGTTCGCCGACCTCTGA
- the LOC124664655 gene encoding magnesium transporter MRS2-B, producing the protein MSMNEYSPGAHPQDDPTHPTCPPPRPITRRRAAPSVAMAAAADAAKQPLLPRAYPSQVASASSPALPSVPPSGVPGAGSRRFQSVLDVPNLKKRGGGTRSWIRVEAATASVQTIDLDKATMMRRCELPARDLRLLDPLFVYPSTVLGRERAIVVNLEQIRCVITADEVLLLNSVDNYVLQYAMELQRRLLQRADGDELPFEFRALELALEAACSFLDAQAAELEIEAYPLLDELTSKISTLNLERVRRLKSRLVALTRRVQKVRDEIEQLMDDDGDMAEMYLTEKKMRMESSVFSDQPLIAAFNSGGAGTSVSAPVSPVSSPTESRKLEKTFSLCRSRHDSVKSSDNTVTEHIEELEMLLEAYFVVIDSTLNKLTSLKEYIDDTEDFINIQLDNVRNQLIQFELLLTTATFIVAIFGVVAGVFGMNFETDVFSIQNAFQWVLIITGVIGAFLFCFFVWFFKYKRLMPL; encoded by the exons ATGTCGATGAATGAAT ATTCGCCAGGGGCCCATCCGCAAGACGACCCCACACACCCGACTTGCCCACCGCCGCGACCAATCACTCGGCGGCGCGCCGCGCCGAgcgtcgccatggccgccgccgcggacGCCGCCAAGCAGCCGCTCCTCCCGCGGGCGTACCCGTCGCAGGTCGCCTCGGCCTCCTCGCCGGCCCTCCCCTCGGTGCCCCCCTCGGGCGTGCCCGGCGCGGGGAGCCGCCGGTTCCAGAGCGTCCTGGACGTGCCCAACCTCAAGAAGCGCGGCGGCGGCACGCGCAGCTGGATCCGCGTCGAGGCCGCCACGGCCTCCGTGCAGACGATCGACCTCGACAAGGCCACCATGATGCGCCGCTGCGAGCTGCCGGCCCGCgacctccgcctcctcgaccCGCTCTTCGTGTACCCCTCCACGGTCCTCGGCCGGGAGCGCGCCATCGTCGTCAACCTCGAGCAGATCCGCTGCGTCATCACCGCCGACGAGGTGCTCCTCCTCAACTCCGTCGACAACTACGTCCTCCAGTACGCCATGGAGctgcagcgccgcctcctccagcgcgcCGACGGCGACGAGCTCCCCTTCGAGTTCCGCGCGCTCGAGCTCGCCCTCGAGGCCGCCTGCTCCTTCCTCGACGCCCAG GCGGCAGAATTGGAAATTGAAGCATATCCTTTGCTGGATGAGCTGACCTCAAAAATCAGTACTCTAAATCTGGAACGTGTTCGGCGGCTAAAAAGTAGACTAGTTGCTCTGACCAGAAGAGTTCAGAAG GTAAGGGATGAAATAGAACAGTTAATGGATGATGATGGAGATATGGCTGAGATGTATCTCACTGAGAAAAAGATGAGGATGGAATCATCTGTTTTTAGTGATCAGCCATTGATAGCGGCCTTCAATTCAGGAGGCGCTGGGACTTCAGTTTCAGCTCCCGTGTCCCCTGTCTCCTCGCCCACGGAGTCACGGAAGTTGGAAAAGACCTTCAGCTTGTGTAGAAGTAGACATGATAGTGTGAAGAGCTCCGATAACACTGTGACAGAACATATTGAAGAGCTGGAAATGTTGCTTGAAGCATATTTTGTAGTCATCGATAGCACTCTTAACAAGCTGACCTCG CTGAAGGAGTACATTGACGACACTGAAGATTTTATCAATATTCAGCTG GACAATGTTCGAAACCAGCTGATCCAGTTTGAGCTACTGCTAACAACCGCAACATTCATCGTCGCTATTTTTGGTGTGGTCGCGGGGGTATTCGGGATGAACTTCGAGACCGACGTTTTCAGCATCCAAAATGCATTCCAGTGGGTTCTGATAATTACTGGGGTGATTGGCGCATTCCTCTTCTGCTTCTTCGTTTGGTTTTTCAAGTACAAGAGACTGATGCCCCTGTAG
- the LOC124684551 gene encoding transmembrane 9 superfamily member 10-like, whose translation MATQPAVLLLFAVLLLAGAATSARGFYLPGVAPADFRRKDPLAVKVSQLSSTKTQLPYSYYSLPFCRPGAIVDSAENLGELLRGDRIENTPYVFEMREPRLCQIVCKTSFTQEGANDIKEKIDDDYRINMILDNLPLVVPIKRMDKDAPTVYQHGVHVGIKGQYSGSKEEKHFIHNHLTFLVKYHRDAETDFARIVAFEVKPFSVKHEYDGDWKGNATRLKTCDPHSRQLVLDSDSPQEVEANKDIIFSYDVNFEESDIRWASRWDSYLLMTDDQIHWFSIVNSLMIVLFLSGMVAMIMLRTLYRDITKYNQLDVEEDAQEETGWKLVHADVFRPPANAELLCVYVGTGVQFLGMLLVTLLFAILGILSPSNRGGLMTAMLLSWVFMGLLAGYSSARLYKVFKGSDWKKVTLKTATMFPGIVFAIFFVLNALIWGERSSGAVPFTTMTALVLLWFGISVPLVFIGSYHGFKKHPAMEDPVRTNKIPRPIPAQPWYMHPAVTVLLGGVLPFGAVFIELFFILTSIWLHQFYYIFGFLFLVFVILVLTCAEITVVLCYFQLCGEDYRWWWRSYLTAGSSAVYLFLYAGFYFFTKLDITRAVSGALYFGYMLIASYAFFVLTGTVGFCACFWFTRLIYSSVKID comes from the exons ATGGCGACACAGCCGGCAGTCCTTCTCCTCTTCGCCGTTCTCCTACTCGCCGGCGCTGCGACGTCCGCCCGTGGGTTTTACCTCCCCGGCGTCGCCCCAGCCGACTTCCGCAGG AAGGACCCGCTGGCCGTGAAGGTGAGCCAGCTGAGCTCCACCAAGACGCAGCTGCCCTACTCCTACTACTCGCTCCCCTTCTGCCGGCCCGGCGCCATCGTTGACAGCGCCGAGAACCTCGGCGAGCTCCTCCGCGGCGACcgtatcgagaacaccccttacgtC TTCGAGATGAGGGAGCCTAGGCTGTGCCAGATTGTCTGCAAGACCTCCTTCACCCAGGAAGGGGCCAACGACATCAAGGAGAAGATCGACGACGATTACCGCATCAACAT GATCCTGGACAACCTTCCGCTGGTCGTGCCGATCAAGAGGATGGACAAAGACGCGCCCACCGTCTACCAGCACGGCGTGCATGTAGGCATCAAGGGCCAGTACTCCGGG AGCAAGGAGGAGAAGCATTTCATCCACAACCACTTGACGTTCTTGGTGAAGTACCACAGGGATGCCGAGACGGATTTTGCTAGGATCGTCGCCTTTGAGGTCAAGCCGTTCAG TGTCAAGCATGAATATGATGGTGACTGGAAGGGGAACGCGACGCGCCTCAAGACCTGCGATCCGCATTCTCGGCAGCTCGTTTTGGACTCCGATTCACCTCAGGAAGTAGAGGCCAACAAAGACATCATCTTCTCCTACGATGTCAATTTCGAG GAAAGCGATATCAGGTGGGCGTCGCGCTGGGACAGCTACCTCCTTATGACGGACGACCAGATCCACTGGTTCTCCATCGTCAACTCGCTGATGATCGTGCTCTTCCTGTCCGGGATGGTGGCCATGATCATGCTGCGGACGCTGTACCGGGACATCACCAAGTACAACCAGCTGGACGTGGAGGAGGATGCGCAGGAGGAGACTGGGTGGAAGCTTGTACATGCCGACGTCTTCAGGCCCCCTGCAAATGCAGAGCTTCTATGCGTGTACGTCGGCACGGGCGTCCAGTTCCTCGGGATGCTGCTTGTCACCCTGCTCTTCGCCATCCTCGGCATCCTCTCGCCGTCGAACCGGGGAGGGCTCATGACGGCCATGCTCCTATCGTGGGTCTTCATGGGGTTGCTCGCGGGGTACTCCTCGGCGCGCCTCTACAAGGTGTTCAAGGGGTCAGACTGGAAGAAGGTCACCTTGAAGACGGCCACGATGTTCCCCGGGATCGTGTTCGCCATCTTCTTCGTCCTGAACGCGCTCATATGGGGCGAGAGGTCTTCTGGCGCGGTGCCGTTCACCACCATGACCGCGCTGGTGCTGCTCTGGTTTGGCATCTCCGTGCCGCTGGTCTTCATCGGGAGCTACCACGGGTTCAAGAAGCACCCAGCCATGGAGGACCCGGTGCGGACGAACAAGATCCCGCGGCCGATCCCGGCGCAGCCGTGGTACATGCACCCAGCCGTGACGGTGCTGCTCGGCGGCGTGCTCCCCTTCGGGGCGGTCTTCATCGAGCTCTTCTTCATCCTCACCTCCATCTGGCTCCACCAGTTCTACTACATcttcggcttcctgttcctggtgtTCGTGATCCTGGTGCTCACCTGCGCCGAGATCACCGTGGTGCTCTGCTACTTCCAGCTGTGCGGCGAGGActaccggtggtggtggaggtcctACCTGACGGCGGGGTCCTCGGCGGTGTACCTCTTCCTCTACGCCGGCTTCTACTTCTTCACCAAGCTGGACATCACCAGAGCCGTCTCCGGGGCGCTCTACTTCGGGTACATGCTCATCGCCTCCTACGCCTTCTTCGTCCTCACCGGGACTGTCGGCTTCTGCGCCTGCTTCTGGTTCACCAGGCTCATCTACTCCTCCGTCAAGATCGACTAG